A part of Salvelinus alpinus chromosome 5, SLU_Salpinus.1, whole genome shotgun sequence genomic DNA contains:
- the LOC139575684 gene encoding uncharacterized protein, whose amino-acid sequence MSPWVSAGILSHGFRGTLERCLCIPTTVMTTVLDERFPMDVTEPGYHSLVERACGSSTCLTTLRTLRPSPIHLPNLLTLRATGDRLQAVSRGLGVTAGREVTMTQLQVPLHCPATASQRAAALHCLSNLVRVFRRSHGLWSGQGVGEWIISTTTGSEITVRAAGMLPSCLRFDGRIRAQVSISGQLLSLTSGGSNKPAHAAAPSASDQTKSYFPCKTSVISRQPSRAQKLWKKSPKHKHCHNANKLCMVPEMLLVYTLCRFVYAIYPLKDFSPWIEEVIEKRIELTWQLFLLVQEALAKATKTRALQRALRRLSEPNQNHGPLELRLGDLLYSNFEKDFPSQRPLVPEAFLGDHQLCLEVSVMVSRVLLQHWTPRITFSPDCEVQDISPRLRRHSGSLTRHWSSMDNLSEFVDEGDEEQCSVEADGKQEKKGLQGFFRRVWNSLKQSAICGCLRSN is encoded by the exons ATGAGTCCTTGGGTGTCTGCTGGCATCCTGTCCCACGGGTTCAGAGGGACCTTAGAGAGATGTCTTTGCATCCCTACAACCGTGATGACCACTGTTCTTGATGAGAG GTTTCCGATGGATGTCACTGAGCCCGGATATCACTCCTTAGTTGAGAGG GCTTGTGGATCTAGCACATGTTTGACCACGCTCAGGACGCTGCGCCCATCACCCATCCACCTGCCTAACCT GTTGACACTGAGAGCAACGGGTGATAGGCTGCAGGCTGTGTCCCGTGGTCTGGGGGTCACAGCGGGACGTGAGGTAACCATGACCCAACTTCAAGTCCCTCTCCATTGTCCTGCCACTGCCAGCCAGAGGGCAGCAGCTCTCCACTGCCTCAGTAACCTGGTGCGAGTGTTCCGCCGCTCTCATGGCCTGTGGAGTGGACAGGGAGTGGGTGAATGGATAATATCCACCACTACGGGGTCAGAGATCACTGTGCGAGCTGCAGGCATGTTGCCGAGCTGCCTTCGCTTTGATGGTAGGATCAGAGCCCAGGTCTCCATCTCCGGCCAACTCCTCTCCTTGACCTCTGGTGGCTCCAACAAGCCGGCCCATGCCGCTGCACCATCAGCGAGTGATCAGACCAAGAGTTATTTTCCTTGCAAAACCTCTGTGATAAGTAGACAACCCAGTCGAGCACAGAAGCTCTGGAAGAAGAGCCCCAAGCACAAACATTGTCACAACGCCAACAAGCTGTGCATGGTCCCAGAGATGCTCCTCGTGTACACCCTGTGCAGATTTGTGTACGCCATCTACCCCCTGAAGGACTTCTCTCCGTGGATAGAGGAGGTTATTGAAAAACGTATAGAGCTGACATGGCAACTGTTCCTCCTGGTCCAAGAGGCCTTGGCAAAAGCTACGAAGACCAGAGCCCTACAAAGAGCACTGAGAAGGCTTTCAGAGCCTAACCAAAACCATGGTCCACTGGAGCTCCGGCTAGGAGACCTGCTCTACAGCAACTTTGAGAAGGACTTCCCTTCACAGCGCCCTCTGGTGCCAGAGGCCTTCCTGGGGGACCACCAGCTCTGCTTGGAAGTGTCTGTCATGGTGAGCAGGGTGCTCCTACAGCACTGGACCCCCAGGATAACTTTCTCCCCTGACTGTGAGGTGCAGGACATTAGTCCCAGACTGAGGCGTCACAGCGGGAGCCTCACTCGCCACTGGTCCTCGATGGACAATCTCAGCGAG TTTGTTGATGAAGGTGATGAGGAGCAGTGCTCTGTGG AAGCTGACGGAAAGCAGGAGAAAAAAGGACTGCAGGGTTTTTTTCGCAGAGTTTGGAATTCATTGAAGCAATCCGCCATCTGTGGCTGTCTGCGCTCTAACTAa